A portion of the Bacteroidota bacterium genome contains these proteins:
- the polA gene encoding DNA polymerase I has product MKQRPTLYLLDGMALAYRSYFAFIRNPLMNSKGENTSAVFGFVNYLNKILDERKPDYIAVVFDTIEPTFRHKAYPEYKATRQKMPEDMSAMMDTLKDVVRAFNVPVIELPGYEADDVIGTLAKRAEKEKVDAFLVTSDKDFMQLVSSSVKLYRPGKGGNDDEVVDESGVVEKFGVPPGQVIEILGLIGDQSDNVPGVAGVGPKTAEPLINKYRTIENLLAHVDEIPQKGLQEKLRAHKEMALLSKKLVTIDTNAPVSVDFHKLRSAEKNVPVLYELYTKLEFRSLARRLKEDAPGPVPEVSVEPKTAAATDIKTSKHEYIIIDSDAKYLRLISELKKAKEFVFDTETTSTDALQAHIVGLSFCFEPHIAYYLPVEVERDPESGGTSLFDAAKPAAKRPAEKLFPLKKVLSDIKPIFENETVRKYGQNAKYDMLALSRKGVWTRGIAFDTMVASYVLRSEGQHNLDALASEYLNYTMVSFDELTGTGKDRKDIRDVPVAEVGNYSAEDADITFQLSNVLHDKLAAQGMIALCNDVEFPLIGVLAEMEFAGITIDVPFLSGMSKDLERQLDTLVSKIYDDAGEKFNINSTQQLSVILFEKLKLSPVRKTKTGFSTDVAVLEALRREHPIVERMLEYRQLSKLKSTYIDALPRLIHPATGRVHTSFNQTVAATGRLSSSDPNLQNIPIRSDIGREIRRAFVPGGKDMEILSADYSQIELRIMAHISGDEGLLGAFISGEDIHATTAAKVFGVSQKDVTRDMRRKAKEVNFGIMYGIGPFGLASRLEITQAEAKEIIARYFERFPKVNRYIAETIAKVRQEGYVSTLLERRRYLPDIHSKNANLRANAERQAINMPIQGTAADMIKLAMIKIQGELKTKNLQSKMLLQVHDELVFEVLKKEEKVVQELVERNMKNALQLNVPIEVEIGAGKNWLEAH; this is encoded by the coding sequence ATGAAACAAAGACCGACGTTGTACCTCCTGGACGGTATGGCGCTTGCCTATCGCTCGTACTTCGCCTTCATCAGAAATCCATTGATGAATTCAAAGGGGGAAAATACCAGCGCCGTTTTTGGTTTTGTCAACTACCTCAACAAGATCCTGGACGAGAGAAAGCCCGACTACATCGCCGTGGTGTTCGACACCATCGAACCGACATTCCGGCACAAAGCATACCCAGAGTATAAGGCGACGCGCCAAAAAATGCCGGAAGATATGTCCGCAATGATGGACACATTGAAGGATGTCGTCCGCGCGTTCAACGTCCCCGTGATCGAACTGCCCGGCTACGAGGCGGACGATGTCATCGGAACTCTGGCCAAACGGGCCGAAAAAGAAAAGGTGGATGCTTTTCTCGTCACCAGCGACAAAGATTTTATGCAGCTTGTTTCTTCATCGGTAAAATTATACCGTCCCGGCAAAGGGGGGAACGATGACGAGGTCGTCGACGAATCGGGAGTTGTCGAAAAATTCGGCGTCCCGCCGGGACAGGTCATCGAGATCCTCGGCCTCATCGGCGACCAATCGGATAATGTGCCGGGAGTTGCCGGCGTCGGGCCCAAGACCGCCGAGCCGCTGATCAATAAATATAGAACGATCGAGAATCTCCTCGCTCATGTCGACGAAATTCCTCAGAAGGGATTGCAGGAGAAACTACGGGCACACAAAGAGATGGCCCTGTTGTCCAAAAAGCTCGTGACGATCGATACCAATGCTCCGGTCTCGGTCGATTTCCATAAACTGAGATCGGCTGAAAAAAACGTCCCTGTCCTCTATGAATTGTATACAAAGCTGGAATTCCGAAGTCTTGCCCGGCGTCTGAAAGAGGATGCCCCCGGGCCTGTTCCCGAAGTCAGCGTTGAACCAAAAACGGCCGCGGCAACCGACATCAAAACCTCGAAGCATGAATACATCATCATCGATTCGGATGCCAAGTATTTGCGCTTGATCTCCGAGCTCAAGAAAGCCAAAGAGTTCGTTTTCGATACCGAAACAACTTCAACCGATGCGCTGCAGGCGCACATTGTCGGCCTTTCGTTCTGTTTTGAACCGCACATAGCGTATTATCTGCCTGTTGAGGTTGAGCGAGACCCGGAATCCGGCGGCACGTCCTTGTTTGACGCGGCAAAGCCAGCCGCAAAGCGTCCCGCCGAAAAATTATTCCCCTTGAAAAAAGTTCTCTCCGACATCAAACCGATCTTTGAGAATGAAACGGTCAGAAAATACGGACAGAACGCGAAATATGACATGCTCGCTCTCTCGCGCAAGGGCGTATGGACGAGGGGAATAGCATTCGACACTATGGTCGCAAGCTACGTGCTCCGGTCGGAAGGACAGCACAACCTGGACGCACTTGCCAGCGAGTATCTGAATTACACAATGGTGTCGTTTGATGAGTTGACGGGGACCGGAAAGGACCGAAAAGATATCCGTGATGTACCGGTGGCCGAGGTGGGAAATTATTCTGCTGAAGATGCCGACATTACGTTTCAGCTATCGAATGTCCTGCACGATAAACTCGCCGCTCAGGGAATGATCGCGCTGTGCAATGACGTTGAATTCCCGCTTATTGGCGTTCTTGCGGAGATGGAATTTGCGGGGATCACGATCGATGTGCCCTTCCTCTCGGGGATGTCGAAGGACCTAGAACGTCAGCTCGATACTCTCGTTTCGAAGATCTACGATGATGCCGGCGAAAAGTTCAACATCAACTCGACGCAGCAGCTCTCTGTGATCCTCTTCGAGAAGCTGAAATTATCGCCGGTGCGGAAAACGAAAACCGGGTTCTCGACGGACGTTGCTGTCCTTGAAGCGCTCAGGAGAGAACATCCGATCGTTGAACGTATGCTCGAGTACCGGCAGCTGTCGAAGCTGAAATCCACCTACATTGACGCCCTGCCAAGGCTGATCCATCCGGCGACCGGGCGCGTACATACATCGTTCAACCAAACCGTCGCGGCCACCGGCAGGCTCTCGAGCAGCGACCCGAATTTGCAGAACATCCCGATCCGCTCCGATATCGGAAGAGAAATCCGCCGGGCATTTGTTCCGGGGGGCAAGGACATGGAGATCCTGTCGGCAGACTACTCACAAATTGAGCTGCGCATCATGGCCCATATCTCGGGAGATGAAGGCCTGCTCGGAGCGTTCATTTCGGGGGAAGACATTCACGCCACGACGGCGGCGAAAGTGTTCGGCGTCTCACAAAAGGATGTTACGCGCGACATGCGCCGAAAAGCAAAAGAAGTGAATTTTGGAATTATGTACGGCATCGGTCCGTTCGGACTGGCATCGAGGCTCGAGATCACGCAGGCCGAGGCAAAGGAGATCATCGCTAGATATTTCGAACGGTTTCCCAAGGTCAACCGGTACATCGCAGAAACGATCGCGAAGGTGCGCCAGGAGGGCTACGTCTCGACGCTCCTCGAACGCCGGCGCTATCTGCCGGATATCCACAGCAAGAACGCGAACCTCCGCGCGAACGCGGAACGGCAAGCGATCAACATGCCGATCCAGGGGACGGCCGCGGATATGATCAAGCTGGCGATGATCAAAATTCAGGGGGAGCTAAAAACAAAGAACCTGCAGAGCAAAATGCTCCTGCAGGTTCACGATGAACTGGTGTTCGAAGTGCTGAAGAAAGAAGAAAAGGTTGTGCAAGAACTTGTCGAACGGAATATGAAGAATGCTCTTCAACTCAACGTCCCGATTGAGGTCGAGATCGGGGCCGGGAAGAATTGGCTCGAAGCGCACTAA
- a CDS encoding DMT family transporter — MIYFLIVIQVLLASGTHLVAKAVVGDVEPVALTLLRTCVSTAALAFIFIVREKKIKIRKEDYGMMLWLSFIVIPLNQFLFLYGIKYTTAANASLLYATTPVLVLVFSHFVLREKLTSMKIGGVLTAFCGVTLVIFEHGVSLSSDYTFGNIIMFVAVIAWSLYTIQGKPMVVKYGAFHVASLSMIGGMILFLPLGIYGLSRFDLSTLTAAHWEGILYLGLGTSVASYFLWYYALGKMETTKVAIFANAQPIVTSIFSYFFFHQFITVRFAVGAVVTLVGVVLTELG, encoded by the coding sequence ATGATCTACTTTCTCATCGTTATTCAAGTTTTGTTGGCGAGCGGGACTCACCTCGTCGCAAAGGCTGTCGTGGGCGACGTCGAGCCGGTAGCCCTCACGTTGCTGAGAACCTGTGTCTCAACCGCGGCGCTCGCATTTATTTTCATCGTCAGAGAAAAGAAAATAAAGATCCGCAAAGAGGATTATGGAATGATGCTGTGGCTCTCATTCATTGTCATTCCGCTTAACCAATTTCTATTTCTGTATGGAATTAAGTACACGACGGCTGCGAACGCATCGCTCCTCTATGCAACCACACCGGTGCTGGTGCTTGTTTTTTCTCATTTTGTCCTCCGGGAAAAATTGACAAGCATGAAGATCGGGGGAGTGTTGACGGCATTCTGCGGAGTAACTCTTGTGATCTTTGAACACGGAGTCAGCCTTTCGTCCGACTATACTTTTGGAAACATCATCATGTTTGTTGCGGTGATTGCCTGGTCGCTGTATACGATTCAAGGGAAGCCGATGGTGGTGAAGTACGGGGCATTTCATGTCGCCTCTTTATCAATGATCGGAGGAATGATCCTTTTTCTTCCGCTGGGAATTTACGGCCTCAGCCGGTTCGATCTCTCCACCCTGACGGCTGCGCACTGGGAAGGAATCCTGTATCTAGGGCTAGGCACTTCTGTCGCGTCATACTTCCTTTGGTACTATGCCCTTGGAAAGATGGAAACAACCAAAGTTGCCATCTTCGCAAATGCCCAGCCGATCGTAACGAGCATTTTTTCATATTTCTTCTTTCATCAATTCATTACTGTCCGCTTTGCTGTGGGGGCTGTTGTTACTCTTGTCGGTGTTGTTCTTACAGAGTTAGGTTGA
- a CDS encoding LysM peptidoglycan-binding domain-containing protein yields MVRRSWWFLLLIDITAWSGLAHVQAQTLDHSSPNSSLHASASPQPDSSHSNLALKDTSSSLSPKAIPTESRTAKIGVDTLTAASPDSADEGDETVIAVRLESARQHYLSALQAQAAGDSVLSSSEFEEAISILNEISYFPDIENNQEYNDLSRSVVEDYEKYIASIDDVGPQSSIFALREKLNLEVENIDISSVKIPNVPIPPTTIPMEMNDLVEKNIMFFIDKGRDHFERWLYLSGKYFPIIGKIFTEEGVPKEMMYLAMMESGLNPSARSWAKAVGMWQFMKGTGALYGLRGNYWYDERRDYEKASRAAARYLKDLHDEYNDWHLAIAAYNSGGGRINRGIRRSHGGDYWSMRRYLPRETRNYVPQYIAVSLMAMNPDAYGFKGVPRADSLTYEYVTVDDCVDLDVLADCAGTTAETLRELNPELIQWCTPPNYHGYKLRIPVGAAEAFQKKYAQIPDDQKRQWAEHKIRRGDTPGAIARRYGIATSVLLEVNKLNRHSRLRIGNYLIIPVSKKRLLAANSQPAAQQESEPVQKPKVVAHRFHRRQTVVPAGRDKIAYVVKKKDTLGHIAEWFDVRASDLRNWNNIPYGRSIQIGQTINVWVPTEKLAQYTKVLALSFEEKNALKAQPQAQLQATAAVHEQVDEQNHWVQHVVKRGETLEKIAGDYNVAIADLKSWNKLRRNRIYAGQALEVYVEPSARESVSPSNSPKQAPAKAIVFKQKTIRHKVRRGETLEKIAGMYNVSIADIKKWNRLTSSRVYSGKRLKIRLTSENIDYYRVRTGDTLWDISKKFGVSVNDIQRWNPLADNIKVGDKLVIYH; encoded by the coding sequence ATGGTAAGGCGGTCTTGGTGGTTCTTGTTATTGATCGATATTACGGCCTGGTCGGGTTTGGCCCATGTACAGGCACAGACCCTTGATCATTCTTCTCCCAACTCATCCCTCCATGCGTCAGCATCTCCCCAGCCTGATTCATCTCACTCGAACTTAGCTCTTAAGGACACTTCTTCTTCTCTTTCACCAAAGGCTATTCCGACCGAGTCTAGGACTGCGAAAATTGGCGTTGACACGTTGACGGCTGCATCGCCCGATTCGGCAGACGAGGGGGATGAGACCGTCATTGCAGTGCGCCTCGAATCTGCGCGGCAGCATTATCTCTCTGCGCTTCAGGCACAAGCAGCCGGCGATTCCGTCCTCTCATCGAGCGAATTTGAAGAGGCGATCAGCATTTTGAACGAGATCAGCTATTTTCCCGATATTGAAAATAATCAGGAATACAACGACCTCAGCCGGAGCGTTGTTGAAGATTATGAGAAATACATTGCAAGCATTGACGATGTGGGTCCGCAAAGCTCCATTTTTGCGCTGCGTGAAAAATTAAATCTCGAAGTCGAAAACATCGACATTTCGAGCGTTAAAATACCGAATGTCCCGATTCCTCCGACCACAATCCCAATGGAGATGAACGACCTCGTCGAAAAGAATATCATGTTCTTCATCGACAAGGGGCGTGACCATTTTGAGCGTTGGCTGTATTTGTCGGGTAAATATTTTCCGATCATCGGCAAGATCTTCACCGAAGAGGGGGTTCCCAAAGAAATGATGTACCTTGCCATGATGGAAAGCGGGTTGAACCCGTCGGCAAGGTCGTGGGCAAAAGCCGTGGGCATGTGGCAGTTCATGAAAGGAACGGGAGCGCTGTACGGCTTACGGGGGAATTATTGGTATGATGAACGACGTGATTATGAAAAGGCAAGCCGGGCCGCCGCGCGGTATCTGAAAGATCTCCACGATGAATATAACGACTGGCACCTTGCGATCGCCGCGTATAATTCGGGAGGGGGGAGGATCAACAGAGGAATCAGGCGGAGCCACGGCGGCGATTATTGGTCGATGCGCCGCTATTTACCGCGCGAAACGCGGAATTATGTGCCGCAGTACATCGCAGTTTCGCTGATGGCGATGAACCCGGATGCTTACGGGTTTAAGGGAGTGCCCCGAGCGGACAGCCTGACGTACGAATACGTGACAGTGGACGATTGTGTCGATCTGGATGTGCTGGCGGATTGCGCGGGAACGACTGCCGAAACGTTGAGGGAACTGAACCCGGAATTGATCCAGTGGTGCACTCCGCCCAATTATCATGGATATAAACTGAGAATTCCCGTCGGCGCCGCTGAAGCTTTCCAAAAAAAGTATGCTCAGATCCCGGACGATCAAAAGCGCCAGTGGGCCGAGCATAAAATCCGGAGGGGAGACACTCCGGGCGCGATTGCCCGACGGTACGGCATTGCGACCTCCGTGCTCCTGGAAGTCAACAAACTCAATCGTCACAGCAGGTTAAGGATCGGAAATTACCTGATCATTCCGGTCTCAAAGAAGAGACTGCTTGCCGCCAATAGTCAGCCGGCTGCGCAGCAGGAATCCGAACCGGTTCAAAAACCGAAAGTGGTTGCGCACAGATTCCATCGGAGGCAGACGGTGGTCCCTGCAGGGCGCGACAAGATCGCATATGTCGTCAAGAAGAAGGATACTCTCGGGCATATCGCAGAGTGGTTTGACGTTCGTGCCAGCGATTTGCGCAACTGGAACAATATTCCGTACGGACGTTCAATTCAGATCGGCCAGACGATCAATGTGTGGGTGCCGACCGAAAAATTGGCACAGTACACAAAGGTTTTAGCGCTGAGTTTTGAAGAGAAGAACGCCCTCAAAGCTCAGCCGCAGGCTCAACTCCAGGCGACCGCTGCCGTTCATGAGCAGGTTGATGAACAGAATCATTGGGTACAGCACGTTGTCAAAAGGGGAGAAACGCTCGAGAAGATAGCCGGCGACTATAACGTTGCCATCGCAGACCTGAAGAGCTGGAATAAGCTGCGTCGAAACAGGATTTACGCGGGGCAGGCACTCGAGGTTTACGTCGAACCGTCAGCCCGGGAATCAGTTTCCCCGTCGAACTCGCCGAAACAAGCGCCGGCAAAAGCCATTGTTTTTAAGCAGAAAACCATCCGCCACAAAGTCAGACGGGGAGAAACTCTTGAGAAGATCGCCGGCATGTACAATGTCTCCATAGCCGACATCAAGAAATGGAACCGTCTGACCTCATCGCGGGTCTATTCCGGCAAGCGCCTGAAAATTCGGCTGACGTCGGAGAACATCGACTACTATCGCGTCCGCACCGGCGATACGCTGTGGGACATATCAAAAAAATTCGGGGTTTCCGTTAATGACATTCAGCGCTGGAACCCGCTCGCCGACAACATCAAGGTCGGGGACAAGCTCGTCATCTATCAT